The Gymnogyps californianus isolate 813 chromosome Z, ASM1813914v2, whole genome shotgun sequence genome has a window encoding:
- the LOC127027780 gene encoding E3 ubiquitin-protein ligase Topors-like, whose protein sequence is MASGAEEAPEPSGSAVTATASQLQRAGRWEAAAGSPCSICLGEMDDAASVDGCFHTFCFGCIRRWAATRAACPLCRQPFDRVLHAMRADDDYQEYVVGSSARRQRTAARERARSRSPQRRYHLRPRLNTNEPAAGRRGPAGRRRGVRGDAAPERSNASARQAAGERPASPADGPVLRYDLVALRARLLDFLEIQ, encoded by the coding sequence ATGGCCTCGGGTGCTGAGGAGGCTCCGGAGCCGAGCGGCTCTGCCGTGACGGCCACCGCCAGCCAGCTGCAGCGGGCAGGGCGGTGGGAGGCAGCGGCAGGCAGCCCGTGCTCCATCTGCCTGGGCGAGATGGACGACGCAGCCTCCGTCGACGGATGCTTCCACACCTTCTGCTTCGGCTGCATCCGGCGGTGGGCTGCCACGAGAGCTGCGTGCCcgctctgcaggcagcctttcGACCGCGTCCTGCACGCCATGAGGGCGGACGACGACTACCAGGAGTACGTGGTCGGCTCGTCCGCCCGCCGGCAGAGGACCGCGGCCAGGGAGCGGGCGCGCAGCAGATCCCCGCAGCGGCGCTACCACCTGCGCCCGAGGCTCAACACCAACGAGCCcgctgctgggagaagggggCCTGCGGGGAGGCGCCGAGGGGTGCGGGGCGACGCAGCTCCAGAGCGCTCCAACGCCTCCGCCcggcaggctgcaggggagcgCCCAGCCAGCCCGGCGGATGGACCTGTCCTCCGCTACGACCTGGTGGCACTGAGAGCACGGCTGCTTGATTTCTTGGAAATTCAATAA